AAGTCCCTGAACTGCTGTTCAGCGGACTCCACCTGTTCCAAGGTCACATGCACGTCATTGTCCGCAAAGTATCCCTTCTTCTCCCCCGCCGCCAACGCTGCCGAGATTGAAAAAACGCCCATTCTCAGGGGATTTGTGCTGCTGCCTGGCTGTGCCATTGAAGGTCCTTGATCTCTTGAAGGAAGCCCCCTGTCCATGTTCCAGCGTAGGGAGGCGCACCGTGCTGGAAAAGAACCCACGGTAATAAGGGCCATCTACAACCTGATGCGGCACACTGAACGCATGGGGGTACACGGCCAGATCAGAGCCTCGGAGCTGGAGCTTCTGGCGTCCTCCACCCGGCGCAATGGGGCACGTTTGCGCCGCCTGCTGCATCCTGAGTTCCTGGAGATCGGACGCTCGGGGCGGCGGTGGACACGTGAAGAGATGATTGCGTCCCTTGGCGACGAGGAGCAGCGGCCTGCCCCGGAGACGGATGAATGGGAATTCTCGGATCTGGCTCCGCACCTTGTCCTGGTTACCTACCGGATCCAAACCGGAACCACGGAGGATCCCAGGCACCGGCAAAGCCGGCATACCTCCGTATGGGACACCTCGTCCGGGCAGCCGCGTCTCCGCTTCCATCAGGGAACTCCCGTCCTGGGCAGCAGCGAATGAAAACGCGAAAGGCCTGCCCCTGGGGACAGGCCTTTCAATGCCGCTGCGTGGAGATGGGGGGAATCGAACCCCCGTCCGATGTTGTATTGCCAGGGCTTCTCCGGGCGCAGTATGCGTCGGATTTTCTCGGCCCCAGCCATCCTGCAAACAAGTGGCTGATCCGGGCCCAGCCGTCCAAAAGTCCCGAACACCCAGACGGCGGGAGTGTTCAGCAGTGGCCCTCTAAACGACGCCAGGATCCGGAGCGAGAGCGGCTCCGGGCTGACGGACTACTCCGGCTGCTTAGGCAGCGAGAGCGAAGTCAGTGCGCATAGGTTTGGCACTTATTTTTTTGCAGAGAGCGTTTACGAGATAACTCTGCGTTCTCGGCCCGCTTCCCCTGACTCAACAGACATCGTCGAAACCGATCATCCCCGTATTCAGTTACCAAGCCCTCCCGGGCCGCCGCCTGCTACCGGCGTCCACCATTTATAACGACACGGTACCGCGGATGATTCCCGGGCAGGAACCCTCCGTGGCGCTGCAATCAATGGCTGGTGGTTCCCTGCCGCGATTCCAGGTCAGGCGCAATCCAGGCGTCCGACACCATTCCGGTGACCCACGCGTAGACGACCTTGTGCAGGACGTCGACGGCTCTTTCCTTCGCCGGCCAGGTTGCCGGCGGAGCACCGATACCGGTGGCGTTTTCCAAGGTTTGGTCCGTTGCCAGCCGCACCACGGTGAACCCGGTGTTGGCTTCGGGCCCGCGGATACCGGTCACGGACCAGACACCGCGCAGCGCACCAAGCACGGCACCGGTCCCCCAGTGCATGGCGTGGTTCCAGACCGGCGGCTGCGCATCCGGAGCGGGGTGCCTGCCCAGCAGGCTCAGGAGCGTCCGGGCCGGAACGTAGGAGTTGGGGCGGCTGGTCACTGCTTGTTCGAGCTTCTCGCCTGCGGTCATCGCGGCGACCCCTGCCAGACCTGCGACGGCACCCTGTCCGGCGGCTTTCAAGAGCATGCGTCCACGGGATTCTGCCATGTCTGCCTCCTGGTTAGGTGAGTCGAATCAGGACGGCTCAGGCCGCACTAGCGGCGGCGTCCGAAAATCAGCGAAGCAGCCGCTGTGGCAGCGGTGACCGTATAGACGGAGGGCCAGGCGCCGAGTTTCTTGGCCAGCGGGTGGGACAGCCCGAACGCTGCCACATAACCGGCGGTAAGGGCAGCGGCGGTGCCGGTTCCGGCGTCGCGCTTCCACATCATGAAGGCCGCCGTACCCGCCGCAGCCAGAACCGCACCGCCGAGCTGGCGGTTGCCGGTATCCCGGGCGGTCTTGTAGCCGCCGATCAGGCCGGCGCTGGAAACGAGGGAGGTCAGAAGTGCGCTCACAGTGGTTTTTCTCCTCTTGGCTGCTGATTACTGCTCCCAGCCTATCCCTCCGCGGCAGCGGCCGGAGTGTGTCTAGACTGTGAGCAAACTTCCCCCAACACCAAAAGGACCGCGCATGCCGACAACGCCGCAGACTCTGCTCGCCCAGGACGCCGCAGTGGAGAAGGTGGCCACCGGAGCACAATGGGCCGAGGGGCCCGTGTGGATTCCTGCCCGTTCCGCCGTGCGATTCAGTGACATCCCGGGCAACCGGATCCTGGAGTACCGCGAGGCCACCGGCGCTCTGGAGGTTTATGCCGCGGATGCCGAATTTACCAACGGCCGTGCCCTCGACCACGAGGGCGCCGTGATCCAGTGCTCGCACGGAAGGCGTGCCATTGAGCGCGACACCGGCACCGCGCCCGACGCCGTTCCCTCCGTTTCCACGCTCGTGGACTCCTGGAACGGCCGGCGGCTGAACTCACCCAACGACGTCGTTGTGAAGTCCGACGGCACCATCTGGTTTTCCGACCCCTCCTACGGCATCCAGAAGGAGGAAGAGGGGCATCCGGGACAGGAAGAGTACGGCGACCGCTGGGTGTTCCGCTTCGATCCGGCCAGCGGTGAGCTGACACCGGCGGTCATCGACGTTGAGGTCCCCAACGGGCTGGCCTTCTCACCGGATGAATCCATCCTCTATGTCTCCGACACCTCGCTGGGCACCCCCGCCATGGACGGCGGGCCGCGGCTGCACGGTCACGCGATCCACGCGTACGACGTCGTCTCCGGCCGGTTTGCGCGAAACGGCCGAATTTTTGTGGAGGTTGCGCCGGGAGTTCCCGACGGTTTCCGCGTGGACGTACACGGGAATCTCTGGTCCTCCTCGAAGGAGGGCGTGCAGGTCTTTTCGCCCGAGGGTGAACGCATCCTGCAGATAGCTGTTCCGGAGACCGTCAGCAATGTCTGCTTTGGCGGCGACGACGGCCGCACCCTGTACATGACCGCGTCATCGAGCCTGTACCGGATCCGGACCACCGTCACCGATGCCTCTGCGGCGCTGCGGACCTCCGAGGCTTAACGCCGGAAGGTCCGCAGGGATGTGCCTAGTTTGCCGTTCCTTCGCTTCCTCCGGCGGGGCGGTAGCTCCACAGCTCGGCGCTGATTCCCACCGGCCGGGCCCGGCGGGAATCAGACGAGGTGCCGCCGTCGGCCGTTTCCTGCCCGTGTCCATGGGCAAAATCCTTCGATGACACCCAGTCCTGGAAAGACTTCTCATCCCGCCAGCGGGTAACCACCAGCCAGGTGGTGCGCTCATCGGTGGGCTGCAGGAGTTCAAACCCTTCAAACCCCTCCTGCCCGTCCACGGCGCCGGCGCGTGCGGCGAACCGCCGGGCCAGCTCGTCTCCGGAGTCGGCGGGAACAGTTACGGCGTTGATTTTGACGATGCTCATGGCCCATTATCCCCACATCCGGCGGGTGAACATCCTCCGGTGCGGGAGTATCCGGGAGGACTGTCCGGGTTGGCGGTGCCGCGTTTGCTACCCTAGGTAGCCAAGACCGGATCCCGGTCTCCGGACGACGGTTCAGTACCCGGACAGCGACAAGACTGGCCAAAGGATTTAGTCATGGCATGGGTCATCCTTGTTCTCTCCGGCATGCTGGAGGCCGTCTGGGCCACCGCACTGGGCAAATCGCAAAACTTCCGCCGGGTCTGGCCCACGGTGATCTTCGCCGCCGGCCTCCTGCTCAGCATGGCCGGACTCGCGGCGGCCATGCAGTCCATCCCCGTGGGCACCGCGTATGCGGTCTGGGTGGGAATCGGCGCAGTGCTGACGGCTGCCTACGCGATGGCCTTTGGCGGCGAGAAAGCCACCGCGCTGAAGGTCCTGCTGCTGCTGGGCGTCGTCGGCTGTGTTATCGGCCTGAAGATGGTGGGCTGAACATGCCGTGGATTGTCCTGCTCCTGAGCGCCGTCCTTGAAGCCGTGTGGGCCACCGCCCTGGATGCTTCAGCCGGGTTCACCCTCCTGGTCCCCTCCCTCATCTTCCTTGCCGCATGCGTGGCCTCCATGGTGGGACTGGCTTACGCCATGAACTCCATTCCCGTCTCCACGGCATATGCCGTATGGACCGGGCTGGGCGCCGTCCTGACGGTCGCATATGCCATGGTGTTCGGCAACGAACAGCCCGGACTGCTGAAGATCCTTTTCCTGGCCGGAATCATTGGCTGTGTGGTCGGCCTGAAGTTTGTGGAGTCTG
This genomic interval from Arthrobacter sunyaminii contains the following:
- a CDS encoding DUF4440 domain-containing protein, with the translated sequence MGVHGQIRASELELLASSTRRNGARLRRLLHPEFLEIGRSGRRWTREEMIASLGDEEQRPAPETDEWEFSDLAPHLVLVTYRIQTGTTEDPRHRQSRHTSVWDTSSGQPRLRFHQGTPVLGSSE
- a CDS encoding SMP-30/gluconolactonase/LRE family protein, translated to MPTTPQTLLAQDAAVEKVATGAQWAEGPVWIPARSAVRFSDIPGNRILEYREATGALEVYAADAEFTNGRALDHEGAVIQCSHGRRAIERDTGTAPDAVPSVSTLVDSWNGRRLNSPNDVVVKSDGTIWFSDPSYGIQKEEEGHPGQEEYGDRWVFRFDPASGELTPAVIDVEVPNGLAFSPDESILYVSDTSLGTPAMDGGPRLHGHAIHAYDVVSGRFARNGRIFVEVAPGVPDGFRVDVHGNLWSSSKEGVQVFSPEGERILQIAVPETVSNVCFGGDDGRTLYMTASSSLYRIRTTVTDASAALRTSEA
- a CDS encoding antibiotic biosynthesis monooxygenase family protein translates to MSIVKINAVTVPADSGDELARRFAARAGAVDGQEGFEGFELLQPTDERTTWLVVTRWRDEKSFQDWVSSKDFAHGHGQETADGGTSSDSRRARPVGISAELWSYRPAGGSEGTAN
- a CDS encoding DMT family transporter; the protein is MAWVILVLSGMLEAVWATALGKSQNFRRVWPTVIFAAGLLLSMAGLAAAMQSIPVGTAYAVWVGIGAVLTAAYAMAFGGEKATALKVLLLLGVVGCVIGLKMVG
- a CDS encoding DMT family transporter, whose product is MPWIVLLLSAVLEAVWATALDASAGFTLLVPSLIFLAACVASMVGLAYAMNSIPVSTAYAVWTGLGAVLTVAYAMVFGNEQPGLLKILFLAGIIGCVVGLKFVESAPRDLSPDTGPRDPAG